TACCAAAGACACCACATTCTTCATTCAGTTTATCGTGCATAGATCAACTATCGGTTTTCATTAATTTATCAAATCCTGTTGAAAAAGCTGTTCCAGATTCATCAACAGAAATATCTATGATTTTCTCATCCATATTGTGAATGATGATGTCCTTTGCTTTAGTTACACGTCCAATGACAGCTGCTTCAAGACCTTGATTTGCTGCCAATTCTACAATCTTGTCAGTTGATGTTTCATCAGCCGAAAGCATAAAGCGTGTCTGACTTTCACCAAATAATAGGGCGTCCGCTCTCATATCAAGATCCAGTGAGACGCTGGCACCCAGTTCGCCGGCGATACAGGATTCAGCCAGAGCAACCGCCAAACCCCCATCACCCAGATCATGGGCACTTTTCACCAGACCCTTACGAATGATATCCAGAATATAATCTTGCGCTTTGCGTTCAAGCTCAAGGTCCAGTTCGGGTACATCACCTGTAACCAGATTGTGGATGACATCCAGGTATTCAGAAGCACCGAGTTCTTCCTTGGTTTCTCCAATGAGAATGACAAAATCACCAGCATTTTTAAATTCCATGGTTGTCACATGGGCCAACGATTTAACCAATCCAGTCATACCGATAATTGGAGTCGGATAGATGGAACCAAACTCAGGTGTTTGATTGTATAGACTGGCATTACCACCAATAACTGGGGTGTCAAGGGCTCTACAGGCCTCGCTGATCCCAATGATAGATTGTTCCAGTTGGTAGTAGACTTCAGGTTTTTCAGGATTTCCAAAGTTGAGACCATCGGTTATGGCAATCGGCTCGGCACCCGAAACCACCTGATTTCTGGCTGATTCAGCCACAATACTCTGGGCTCCCCGTCTGGGATTCAGATAGCAATAGCGTCCATTGGAATCCATGGTGAGACCAATCCCCTTATCACGACCTTTGATACGCAGAATAGCTGCATCAGAACCAGGCTTCACCACCGTATTCATCTGAACTCTATGATCGTATTGTCTATAAACCCATTCTTTAGAACAAATATCTGGAGCACTCAGCAACCTCACCAAGACCTGATTCAAATCAGAAGGTTGAGCGACCTGCTCGTTCTTGAATGCCCTGGTTTCTTTTAGATGAGGTGGCTCTACGGCATCAAGAATATATGTCGGGGCATCCATGAGCGACCACACAGGTACTTCACCAACAGTAATGCCATTTTCAAGAACCCGGTACATGCCATCATCAGTGACCTGTCCAATCACAACTGCATGTAAATCCCATTTATGAAAAATTTTATTGACCTTATCTTCAGTTCCCTTTTTGACAATCAGGAGCATGCGTTCTTGAGATTCAGAAATCATGACTTCTTCAGGACGCATGGCTTCTTCGCGCTTGGGAACCAGGGCAACATCTATTTCGACGCCATTGCCAGCCTTACTTGCTGTTTCAACAGATGACGAAAGGATACCTGCTGCGCCCATATCCTGGACACCAACAACGTAATCTTTATCAAATACCTCAAGACAGGCTTCGATGAGAAGTTTTTCCATAAAAGGATCGCCGACCTGGATGGCACCGCGATCTTCATCATTTTCCTCTTCCAGGTCCTTGGATGCGAAACTGGCGCCACCCATCCCATCCCGACCGGTGAGGTTACCCACAATCATCAAACTGTTGCCAATACCTGTTGCGATGGCTTTTTTGATTTCAGATTTTTTCATAAAACCAACACACATGGCATTTACCAGAGGGTTGCCCTTGTATGCATTGGAAAATCTGACCTCACCACCAACTGTGGGCACGCCCACACAATTTCCATATTCCCCAATTCCATGAATGACTTCGGAAATGAGCCAACGGGTGTGGCCCTTTTCTCCTGGATGTCCAAAATGGAGGGAATTCAAAGAAGCAATGGGATAAGCGCCCATGGCGAGAATATCCCGAATAATGCCACCTACTCCAGTAGCAGCCCCTTGAAAGGGTGCAATAGCTGAGGGGTGGTTATGACTTTCAAGTTTAAAAGTAATGACTTCATCGTCATCGATATCCACAATACCTGCATTTTCACCAGGTCCCTGGACAATACGTGGACCTGTCGTTAGAAAATGTTTAAACAGGGGCCGTGTATGTGTATAGCCACAATGTTCAGACCACATCTGAGCATACAATGCTAATTCCACAGTATTGGGTTCACGTCCCATATGTTTGGTTAATAATTCATATTCAGAGTCAGTTAGACCTGCTTTGATCCAAATCTTTTCTTCCATGCCAGCCTTCTTTTCGCTCATAAGATCCGTTCTAACCGTGTTTTGCTTCGAGGTGTTTTAACATTGAGACAAAAACCCCTTTACCATCGCTTAAACCCAGTACACTATCAGCACTGCGCTCCGGATGGGGCATCATCCCCACCACATTGCCTGTCCGATTAATAATTCCTGCGATGCTGTTTATGGAACCATTTGGATTGGTTTTATCACTGACTTCGCCCTCTGGACTGCAATAGCGAAAGAGAATTTGTCCATTGGCTTCCATCTCAGCAATGGTATCAGGAGCCGCATAATAATTGCCTTCATTATGTGCGATGGGAAAAACGACCACATTCCCTGAGGCATATTCACTTGTGAAAGGGGTATCAGCGTTATCCACCTTTAAGCTCTGATCTTGACACAGGAATTTGAGTTCACGATTTTGGAGTAAGCTGCCTGGTAACATTCTGGATTCAGTCAATATCTGAAAGCCATTACAGATACCGATAACCAGACCACCGGAGGCGGCAAACTCCTTCACGGCTGTCATAGCCGGAGAAAGATGTGCGATGGCTCCAGGGCGTAAGTGATCTCCATATGAGAAGCCACCAGGGATAATAATGGCGTCCACATCACCCAAATCTGTATCCTTGTGCCACAAGTACTTGACGGGTTTTTCCAGAATCTTATCTACGGCATGAAAGCAATCTTCAGCGCAATTAGAACCAGGAAATAAAAGAACTCCCCAATTCATCAGACCTCCTTGATCTCAAAGCTGTAAGATTCTACCACAGGATTGGCCAACATCTTATCACACATATCGTGGACAGAAGCTTCAGCAGATGCCATGTCAGTCATCTCCAGATCAATTTCAAGTTGTTTGCCAACACGAACTTTTTTGACCTGATCAAAACCTATGGAACCCAGCCCGTTCTGAACGGCTCTTCCCTGTGGATCAAAGATTCCTTTTTTCAACATGACAGTTACGATTGCTTTTAACATATCTATTTTTCACCCTTCATGGTTAACATCCAGATTGAACTAGGTTCATAACTCTGAAATTCGTGTGGCATCTAAACCAGCTATTAGTCAATTGCATTTAGTTTTTTGTACAAGGCTTTGTTTTTTGTATTCAGGAAGTAGTCAACCTCACGTCTGGCGATATCTGCAACTTCTTGTTTGTATCCCGCTCCACTTCCCTTTGAAGTGATAAATTTTTTGATTACGAGATATTTTTCTTCCTGAATTTTCATGAAGGCTTCATCAACAACAGGGGTCTCCGGGTATAAACCCTGTTCCTGGCCCCGTTTGAGTATATCTGTAAAATTTTCCCCAGTTTGAGCAGCTTCTTTCTTGGTCTTGTTGACTGCTTCATACCAGGCGTCATGCACAATGATATAGTAGTCCCTCATGGCCTGCTTATTGAAATTCACGATATAGTTATGCCCCTCAACCTTGCAGGTCAAGGTTGCCCGGACTGAGTCTGTATCCAGCGTATCAACAAAAACAAGATCCTGCCCATCCCTGGCAATTTCCCATTTCAAATCCCAGAGATTTAAACCCATCCGGTCAAATATTCTATGCACCATGAATGATGCTAAAATGGCGCGGACCAGCGATTCTGAGAACAAATCACCACCAATACCTGAGACCAATAGGGCTTCCTGTCTGGAGATATTCCTGTCCTCTGGTTCATACTTTGTAGTTAAGTCAATCAGCGGGGATTCAAATGTCTGCCACGGGACAAGCTCATTATCCACACCTAATTCTCGTAAATAGGCTTTTTTACCGGAATCACTTTGGGCATTATACTTTCTCAAGATGGAGGATCCGCTTGTCACACCGAATCGAACGATTTGTTCAAGGGGAATGACGAATTGATCATTTCCGTAATACTTTTCATAATCATAAAGATGGGATTTCATGAAGGTAACGGGTTCTGGCTTATAAATGTTGTACTTCTTGATCAATGTCAGATTACTGAGCTCCTGAGGAAAGGAACTTGCATACAGTTTTTCGTCATGGGGACCAATCATCCCCTGATGGTGGGTTCTGAGACCTGTAGCCTTAACTTTCTCAAGTGTTTTCTGAATGATTGCCTCGTTCTTGAAATAATCCTCACCCCAATGGGCTTTGATGTAGGACTCAATATCGTCCCACTCATTCACGTCCATTAGCGACTTGTATACCAAATGGCGAAAGCCCGCTCTCACTGTATCGCTGCCTTTTATCTCAAAAATCGTCCCCACATCAAATACTGAACCACCCATACTTGTTTCACTGACCAATGACCCCGGGTCATCAATTACTGAATACAGTTTCTGGACTGAACCATTGTAATATGGATTAGCACGATCGAACTTTATGTTGCGATTATTATCAGACATATCTCATTCCCTTTATCAGTATTTCACGATTCGCCATGTGAAAACGATTACTTATTATACTTTTCCTGAATCTTAAGGTCTTTTTCCAACACAGCATCTCGCATTTCGATTCTGTGTGCTTCCAGCTTGCGACCAATTTCTGGATACTTGACGGCTAGAATCTGGGCAGCTAATAATACTGCATTGTCACTGGCATTGATACCCACCGTAGCCACTGGAATGCCACCAGGCATCTGAACAATTGAGTACAAAGCGTCTACACCGTCCAGACTGGCCCTGATAGGCAAGCCGATGACAGGTTTTATGGTCTGAGCAGCTATTACACCTGGAAGATGGGCTGCCT
The Candidatus Neomarinimicrobiota bacterium genome window above contains:
- the purL gene encoding phosphoribosylformylglycinamidine synthase subunit PurL, translating into MEEKIWIKAGLTDSEYELLTKHMGREPNTVELALYAQMWSEHCGYTHTRPLFKHFLTTGPRIVQGPGENAGIVDIDDDEVITFKLESHNHPSAIAPFQGAATGVGGIIRDILAMGAYPIASLNSLHFGHPGEKGHTRWLISEVIHGIGEYGNCVGVPTVGGEVRFSNAYKGNPLVNAMCVGFMKKSEIKKAIATGIGNSLMIVGNLTGRDGMGGASFASKDLEEENDEDRGAIQVGDPFMEKLLIEACLEVFDKDYVVGVQDMGAAGILSSSVETASKAGNGVEIDVALVPKREEAMRPEEVMISESQERMLLIVKKGTEDKVNKIFHKWDLHAVVIGQVTDDGMYRVLENGITVGEVPVWSLMDAPTYILDAVEPPHLKETRAFKNEQVAQPSDLNQVLVRLLSAPDICSKEWVYRQYDHRVQMNTVVKPGSDAAILRIKGRDKGIGLTMDSNGRYCYLNPRRGAQSIVAESARNQVVSGAEPIAITDGLNFGNPEKPEVYYQLEQSIIGISEACRALDTPVIGGNASLYNQTPEFGSIYPTPIIGMTGLVKSLAHVTTMEFKNAGDFVILIGETKEELGASEYLDVIHNLVTGDVPELDLELERKAQDYILDIIRKGLVKSAHDLGDGGLAVALAESCIAGELGASVSLDLDMRADALLFGESQTRFMLSADETSTDKIVELAANQGLEAAVIGRVTKAKDIIIHNMDEKIIDISVDESGTAFSTGFDKLMKTDS
- the purQ gene encoding phosphoribosylformylglycinamidine synthase subunit PurQ encodes the protein MNWGVLLFPGSNCAEDCFHAVDKILEKPVKYLWHKDTDLGDVDAIIIPGGFSYGDHLRPGAIAHLSPAMTAVKEFAASGGLVIGICNGFQILTESRMLPGSLLQNRELKFLCQDQSLKVDNADTPFTSEYASGNVVVFPIAHNEGNYYAAPDTIAEMEANGQILFRYCSPEGEVSDKTNPNGSINSIAGIINRTGNVVGMMPHPERSADSVLGLSDGKGVFVSMLKHLEAKHG
- the purS gene encoding phosphoribosylformylglycinamidine synthase subunit PurS, which produces MLKAIVTVMLKKGIFDPQGRAVQNGLGSIGFDQVKKVRVGKQLEIDLEMTDMASAEASVHDMCDKMLANPVVESYSFEIKEV
- the purE gene encoding 5-(carboxyamino)imidazole ribonucleotide mutase; amino-acid sequence: MAKKIAIILGSDSDLPVLDKGFKIIEKLGLEFELRILSAHRTHEAVEAYIKSFDKLGIELVIAGAGKAAHLPGVIAAQTIKPVIGLPIRASLDGVDALYSIVQMPGGIPVATVGINASDNAVLLAAQILAVKYPEIGRKLEAHRIEMRDAVLEKDLKIQEKYNK